In one Halichondria panicea chromosome 4, odHalPani1.1, whole genome shotgun sequence genomic region, the following are encoded:
- the LOC135334548 gene encoding uncharacterized protein LOC135334548 yields the protein MADLPECRGVLVSLLLVNMLHTIIQESIMLSSQSVGAAYAMFALMIVLFLALSIVITIFHLKLTKEWYTYRIFSLILQHIGAILYFVGDNITQLVVFYGGDLEAAQIVGTVFIGIALVIFLLGPQISHVLREKIDSAIASRKNKELDEKHWCTAIDALTVILKIDILYSAIIAMIESSEDLCSGTSVTLSTVFLVLCMILGLLYMGVICYVLAADKNPAIKYRLFVLIGLIAIVGVCFCLHILMDNELPLDCGFGCGGFKRVGNTTVPTMTCDGTNVGPCCDQHFNSSVRLAFTLVNFLILTVISLLFGSAYLTTRFENLPDCSCVLEVSKESQEVHAASAQSQSYGLHHALSKFSRLIVDS from the exons ATGGCA GACCTCCCAGAGTGCCGAGGAGTGCTCGTGTCCCTACTGCTAGTCAACATGCTCCACACTATCATACAAGAGAGCATCATGCTAAGCAGTCAAAGTGTTGGTGCAGCATACGCCATGTTCGCATTGATGATTGTACTGTTCCTGGCTCTATCGATTGTCATAACAATCTTTCATCTGAAGCTAACTAAAGAATGGTATACGTACCGTATATTCTCACTAATACTGCAACATATTGGGGCCATCTTATATTTTGTTGGTGACAATATCACGCAGTTGGTTGTTTTCTATGGAGGAGATCTGGAAGCTGCTCAAATTGTGGGCACTGTATTCATTGGAATAGCTCTAGTGATTTTCCTATTGGGGCCTCAAATAAGCCATGTACTAAGGGAGAAAATTGATTCGGCTATAGCCTCTAGGAAGAACAAAGAATTGGATGAAAAGCACTGGTGTACTGCTATCGATGCACTCACTGTGATCCTTAAAATTGACATACTATACTCGGCAATTATCGCAATGATTGAGAGCTCAGAAGACTTATGCTCTGGTACAAGTGTCACACTAAGCACTGTCTTTCTCGTTCTATGCATGATTCTAGGCTTGTTGTATATGGGAGTTATATGCTACGTTTTAGCAGCTGACAAAAATCCAGCAATTAaat ACCGACTCTTTGTACTCATCGGATTAATAGCAATTGTAGGTGTCTGCTTTTGTTTGCATATTCTTATGGATAACGAGCTACCTCTTGATTGTGGCTTTGGCTGTGGCGGTTTTAAAAGAGTTGGAAATACTACCGTCCCTACAATGACTTGTGATGGAACAAACGTTGGACCTTGCTGTGACCAGCACTTTAACAGCAGTGTGAGGCTAGCCTTCACGCTAGTCAATTTTCTCATTCTAACGGTTATTTCACTACTATTCGGTTCTGCATATTTAACGACGAGGTTTGAGAATCTTCCGGATTGCTCCTGTGTATTGGAAGTGTCGAAGGAAAGCCAAGAAGTTCATGCCGCCTCTGCACAGAGTCAGAGTTATGGCCTACATCATGCTCTTTCTAAATTCAGCAGACTGATTGTGGACTCTTGA